The Labilibaculum sp. sequence GCTGGAAAAATCCAGAAGTTTAAAAGAGTAAAAAAATACGAAATAATTATATGAGTACAATTAAAAAATTTGAAGAACTGGTGATTTGGCAAAATGCCCGGAAATTGATTAATGAGGTATACAAAGAAATGAATGGGATTAAAGATTTTGGATTCAAAGACCAAATTCAACGAGCTTCAGTTTCTATCATGAATAATATTGCCGAAGGTTTTGAAAGATATTCAGACACTGAATTCAGACGTTTTTTGGACATTTCGAAAGCATCATGCGGTGAGGTTCGAAGTATGCTTTATTTAGCCGAAGATCTCCATTATCTTGATAATAATACAGCTGAAAATTTACGGAAAGATTGCAGGCTGATATCAGGTAGTATTCAGAATTTAATTAACAGCTTAAAATCCTAATCATTCAATCATAAGCCACTTCCATACTATTTTAACCTTTCGACCTTTGGACTGTTCAAAACTGTTTGACGCTTCGACATTTCGAGACTTTTTCGACCCTTCAAGACTTTCGAGTTAGTACACCGGCAAATGAAATGAAACCCGAACCCCGCCTTCGCTGAGATTCTCAACATCAACAACGGCCTTATGCAGATCCATAACCAATTTCACGACTACCAGACCAGCGGTAAAACGTTTAAAATCCTGTCTTCGGTCTTCTTTGTTTAGTTCAAAAAAGTGGAATGTATAATTCACTTCGGATGGAGTGAATTGAACCCCTAAATCCTGAACAAAAACGGTAACACTTTGGCCTTCCAAGGAAGCACCAACCAAAACTTCGGAACGCGAAGGTGCATTGGTAACTGCATTTTCAATTACTTTCTCCATGCTGATGCCAAATAATTTCTCGTCACCGCGAATGATGTAATTCTTAGGGATCTCTACCTTTACTTTAATCTTTCGCTCAGCAATCAACGGTTTTAATTTTTCGATGCTGTTTTTGACTATCTCGTAAACAGAAATTCCCAAAATTTTCATTTCGTATCGATCGAAACGCAAAGCAGAAAGAAGCAGGGCCATATCCGAAACACCAGTCAGCTTTTCACAAGCCTGAATGATGTAACGCACATATTTTAAATTGGTTTTATTTTTAATGGAAAATTCCAACATTTCAGCAAACCCCACAATACCATTTAGCGGTTCCCTCAGTTCTGTTGACATCAGTGACAGAAAATCGTTTT is a genomic window containing:
- a CDS encoding hybrid sensor histidine kinase/response regulator; translated protein: MKKHQILIVDDIPDNIKVLQSILSGDSYEISYALNGKDAIMLCVTKSFDLILLDIMMPEMDGYEVCEYFKSKEKTKDIPVIFLTARVDEESIIKGFEAGAQDYVTKPFNPQELVARVNTHLDLKSKNQELKMMNLELEERVAARTMELVESNQSLEHANHQLSTLEDAKNDFLSLMSTELREPLNGIVGFAEMLEFSIKNKTNLKYVRYIIQACEKLTGVSDMALLLSALRFDRYEMKILGISVYEIVKNSIEKLKPLIAERKIKVKVEIPKNYIIRGDEKLFGISMEKVIENAVTNAPSRSEVLVGASLEGQSVTVFVQDLGVQFTPSEVNYTFHFFELNKEDRRQDFKRFTAGLVVVKLVMDLHKAVVDVENLSEGGVRVSFHLPVY
- a CDS encoding four helix bundle protein; its protein translation is MSTIKKFEELVIWQNARKLINEVYKEMNGIKDFGFKDQIQRASVSIMNNIAEGFERYSDTEFRRFLDISKASCGEVRSMLYLAEDLHYLDNNTAENLRKDCRLISGSIQNLINSLKS